The following coding sequences are from one Arthrobacter crystallopoietes window:
- a CDS encoding CoA transferase subunit B has product MAWTRDEMAAIAATELNDGDYVNLGIGIPTLVANNLPEGVRVVLQSENGLLGMGPFPYEGEEDADLINAGKQTVTVLPGGSIFDSATSFGMIRGGHVKVAILGAMEVSGAGDLANWTIPGKMVKGMGGAMDLVAGTPRVVVLTDHVAKDGTAKIVNECSLPLTGVRVVNRIITDLAVFDITNDGDDTANNDGGSPALVLTQLAPGITLEEVREKTEAPFTVAPALETELAAALEGAQR; this is encoded by the coding sequence ATGGCTTGGACACGAGACGAGATGGCCGCCATCGCTGCCACCGAACTCAACGACGGCGACTACGTCAACCTCGGAATCGGCATCCCCACCCTGGTGGCAAACAACCTGCCTGAAGGCGTGCGCGTGGTGCTGCAAAGCGAGAACGGACTGCTCGGCATGGGCCCGTTCCCCTATGAGGGCGAGGAAGACGCGGACCTGATCAACGCCGGCAAGCAAACCGTCACCGTGCTGCCCGGCGGGTCGATCTTCGACTCCGCCACGTCCTTCGGCATGATCCGCGGCGGGCACGTGAAGGTCGCCATCCTCGGCGCTATGGAGGTCTCCGGCGCCGGCGACCTGGCCAACTGGACCATTCCCGGCAAGATGGTCAAAGGCATGGGCGGCGCCATGGACCTGGTGGCCGGCACACCGCGTGTGGTGGTGCTGACCGACCACGTGGCCAAGGACGGCACAGCCAAGATCGTCAACGAATGCTCGCTGCCGCTCACCGGCGTCCGCGTAGTCAACCGCATCATCACCGATCTGGCCGTCTTCGACATCACTAACGACGGCGACGATACCGCAAACAACGACGGCGGCAGCCCGGCACTGGTACTGACGCAACTGGCCCCCGGGATCACCCTTGAAGAGGTCCGGGAGAAGACCGAGGCACCTTTCACGGTAGCCCCCGCGCTCGAGACGGAACTGGCTGCTGCCTTGGAAGGAGCACAGCGATGA
- a CDS encoding IclR family transcriptional regulator has product MAEKTVQGAQVVGRVAQLLRIVGRSPEGGAALPAIVEASGLTRPTVYRLLNSLAAEGLLDHHAETGTWHLGPEIYVLGAVAANRYAIEDLARPSLQRLADETGESAFLSIRRGDETVCLLRVEGSFPVRSFVLHEGVRFPLGVASAGLAIMAFLPEAEVDRLLDDGGARAARFGPAHTAERIRANLEATRRNGYTVNPGLILEGSWGMGAAVFDRQGNPAWALSLTGIEQRFRPERQEFLGKLLLEEAHKITQQLGEHVSAR; this is encoded by the coding sequence ATGGCAGAAAAAACGGTGCAGGGGGCGCAAGTGGTCGGGCGGGTGGCCCAGTTGCTGCGCATTGTTGGGCGCTCCCCGGAAGGAGGTGCGGCGCTTCCGGCGATCGTCGAGGCATCGGGGCTGACACGGCCCACGGTCTACCGGCTGCTGAACTCGCTGGCGGCCGAGGGGCTGCTGGATCACCATGCCGAGACGGGCACGTGGCATTTGGGCCCCGAGATCTATGTCCTCGGAGCCGTCGCCGCCAACCGGTACGCCATAGAGGACCTGGCCCGGCCTAGCCTGCAACGCTTGGCAGACGAAACCGGCGAGAGCGCATTCCTTTCCATTAGGCGTGGCGACGAAACGGTCTGTCTGTTGCGCGTCGAAGGCAGCTTTCCGGTGCGTTCGTTCGTTCTGCATGAAGGCGTCCGCTTTCCGCTGGGAGTTGCCTCGGCCGGACTGGCCATCATGGCCTTCCTCCCGGAAGCGGAGGTGGACCGGTTGCTTGACGACGGCGGTGCGCGCGCCGCGCGCTTCGGCCCCGCCCATACCGCAGAACGGATCCGGGCGAACCTGGAAGCTACCCGTCGCAACGGCTACACAGTGAACCCAGGGCTCATCCTCGAGGGCAGCTGGGGCATGGGTGCCGCGGTTTTCGACCGCCAGGGCAACCCGGCCTGGGCTCTGTCCCTCACCGGCATCGAGCAGCGGTTCCGCCCGGAACGGCAGGAATTCCTCGGCAAACTTCTGCTTGAGGAGGCGCACAAGATCACCCAGCAACTGGGCGAGCACGTCAGTGCGCGCTGA
- the pdhA gene encoding pyruvate dehydrogenase (acetyl-transferring) E1 component subunit alpha yields the protein MTDQAAAATAGSQAAGSFPGAEPPEVLIGYYREMVLIRKFELTADQMYKRAKIGGYCHLNLGEEATVVGLMAALREKDYLFTNYRDHGYALSRGMDPGRVMAELFGKSTGVSKGRGGSMHMFDTQTRLLGGYGIVGGQLPPATGAALALTYRGKPGPDAEAVMCQMGDGTTNIGAFHESLNLAAVWHLPIVYVVVNNRLGMGTTVEAASGEPLLYKRGASYRIPGERVDGNDVVAVREAATAALDRARIDRQPGLLEVMSYRLRGHSVVDPARYRSAAEVEEAQAADPVPAFRAQLLAAGLLTEEQAVLLEDDAAEKVASAVAFAESSPAPTPDELFDFAYATPVANAPRALPGQPAAAREPRL from the coding sequence ATGACTGACCAGGCAGCCGCGGCAACAGCCGGGTCCCAGGCGGCAGGATCATTCCCCGGGGCTGAACCGCCTGAGGTGCTCATCGGGTACTACCGCGAAATGGTCCTGATCCGGAAGTTCGAGCTCACCGCGGACCAGATGTACAAGCGGGCCAAAATCGGCGGTTACTGCCACCTCAACCTCGGCGAGGAGGCCACCGTCGTCGGGCTTATGGCGGCTCTGCGGGAGAAGGATTACCTCTTCACAAACTACCGGGACCACGGCTATGCCCTCTCCCGCGGGATGGATCCCGGGCGCGTTATGGCCGAGTTATTCGGCAAGTCCACCGGAGTTTCCAAGGGCCGCGGCGGCTCGATGCACATGTTCGATACCCAGACCCGGCTGCTGGGCGGCTACGGCATCGTCGGCGGGCAGCTGCCGCCGGCCACCGGCGCCGCGCTGGCGCTGACCTACCGGGGCAAGCCCGGGCCGGACGCCGAAGCGGTGATGTGCCAGATGGGCGACGGCACCACCAACATCGGCGCGTTCCACGAGTCACTGAACCTCGCCGCCGTCTGGCATCTGCCCATTGTCTACGTGGTGGTGAACAACCGGCTTGGCATGGGCACCACGGTGGAGGCGGCCTCCGGCGAGCCTCTGCTCTACAAACGCGGCGCTTCCTACCGGATCCCCGGCGAACGCGTGGACGGCAACGACGTCGTTGCGGTGCGGGAAGCGGCGACTGCGGCGCTGGATCGTGCCCGGATCGATCGCCAGCCGGGGCTCCTGGAGGTCATGAGCTACCGGTTGCGCGGCCACTCGGTGGTGGATCCTGCACGGTACCGCTCGGCCGCGGAGGTGGAGGAGGCCCAGGCCGCGGATCCGGTGCCAGCGTTCCGGGCGCAGTTGCTCGCCGCGGGCCTACTGACAGAGGAGCAGGCAGTGCTGCTAGAGGACGACGCTGCGGAAAAGGTAGCGTCCGCCGTCGCTTTTGCCGAATCCAGCCCGGCGCCCACACCCGACGAGCTTTTCGACTTCGCCTACGCCACTCCGGTGGCGAATGCTCCGCGGGCCTTGCCCGGCCAGCCGGCTGCGGCCCGGGAGCCGCGGCTATGA
- a CDS encoding CoA transferase subunit A, whose protein sequence is MSKLAAGPAAALEGALHDGMTIAVGGFGLSGIPADLIDAVRDSGVKDLTVVSNNMGIDDKGLGVLIESGQVRKVLASYVGENKLFAEQFLAGTLEVEFNPQGTLAERLRAGGAGIPAFYTKTGVGTQIAEGKPHEEFDGELYVQERGIVADLALVHAHTADTDGNLIYRYTARNFNPVVATAGRVTIAEAEVIVEPGQLDPNHIVTPGVYVQHLVQASGRSKDIEKLTVRPRPAAVGA, encoded by the coding sequence ATGTCCAAACTGGCAGCAGGACCCGCGGCGGCATTGGAAGGTGCACTGCATGACGGAATGACCATCGCCGTGGGCGGTTTCGGGCTCAGCGGCATCCCGGCCGACCTGATCGATGCCGTCCGCGACTCCGGCGTCAAGGACCTCACCGTCGTTTCCAACAACATGGGCATCGACGACAAGGGGCTGGGTGTGCTGATCGAGTCCGGCCAGGTCCGTAAAGTCCTCGCCTCCTACGTGGGTGAAAACAAACTCTTTGCCGAGCAGTTCCTCGCCGGGACCCTGGAAGTGGAGTTCAACCCCCAGGGCACGCTGGCCGAACGGCTGCGCGCCGGCGGTGCCGGCATCCCCGCGTTCTACACCAAGACCGGCGTCGGCACGCAGATCGCCGAGGGCAAGCCGCATGAAGAGTTCGACGGCGAACTGTACGTCCAGGAACGCGGCATCGTCGCCGACCTGGCCCTGGTCCACGCGCACACCGCGGACACTGACGGCAACCTGATCTACCGCTACACCGCCCGCAACTTCAACCCGGTGGTAGCCACTGCCGGCCGTGTCACCATCGCCGAGGCCGAGGTCATCGTCGAACCCGGCCAGCTGGACCCGAACCACATCGTCACCCCGGGCGTCTACGTCCAGCACCTCGTCCAGGCCAGCGGACGCAGCAAGGACATCGAAAAGCTCACCGTCCGCCCGCGGCCCGCCGCCGTCGGCGCCTGA
- a CDS encoding acetyl-CoA acetyltransferase — MSLQEQFGKDILLTGWGHSRFGKLTDETLESLIVQVSREAIANAGLEPGQIDEIYLGQFNSGMLPLGFASSLALQVSDDLANVPATRVENACASGSAAVQQGAKSLLAGTARNVLVIGAEKMTQAGPDVVGAALLGADYDMAGKSSTTGFAGLFAETAKHYEKRYGPAGDVLGSIAAKNHRNGVLNPYAQLRKDLGEEFCRTVSDKNPMVADPLRRTDCSPVSDGAAALVLTTGPAPSSSATAPVRLTGFGHANDFMPVEKRDPTAFAGSVAAWQRALAMAGTGLDGLDFAEVHDCFTIAELIMYEVMGLTPAGEGRRAIEEGWVYRDGKLPVNLSGGLKAKGHPVGATGVSQHVVTAMQLSGTAGEMQLPGARRAAVHNMGGLAIANYVSVLEAV, encoded by the coding sequence ATGAGCTTGCAGGAACAGTTCGGCAAGGACATTCTGCTCACCGGCTGGGGGCACTCCCGGTTCGGCAAACTGACCGACGAGACGCTGGAATCCCTGATCGTCCAGGTCTCCCGCGAAGCCATCGCCAACGCCGGACTGGAACCGGGACAGATCGACGAGATCTACCTGGGCCAGTTCAACTCCGGCATGCTGCCCCTGGGCTTCGCCTCGTCGCTGGCCCTGCAGGTCTCCGACGACCTGGCCAACGTCCCCGCAACGCGGGTGGAAAACGCCTGCGCTTCCGGCTCCGCAGCCGTGCAACAGGGCGCCAAGTCGCTGCTGGCCGGCACCGCCAGAAACGTGCTGGTCATCGGGGCCGAAAAGATGACCCAGGCCGGACCGGACGTGGTCGGAGCGGCACTGCTCGGCGCCGACTACGACATGGCCGGCAAGTCCTCCACCACCGGCTTCGCCGGACTGTTCGCCGAGACCGCCAAGCACTACGAGAAACGCTACGGCCCGGCAGGCGACGTGCTCGGCTCGATCGCCGCGAAGAACCACCGCAACGGCGTGCTGAATCCCTACGCCCAACTGCGCAAGGATCTCGGCGAAGAGTTCTGCCGGACCGTCTCGGACAAGAACCCGATGGTCGCCGACCCGCTGCGCCGCACCGACTGCTCCCCCGTCTCCGACGGCGCCGCCGCCCTCGTGCTCACAACCGGCCCCGCGCCGTCGTCGTCGGCCACTGCACCGGTCCGGCTCACAGGATTCGGCCACGCCAATGACTTCATGCCCGTGGAAAAGCGCGATCCCACCGCATTCGCCGGCAGCGTCGCGGCCTGGCAGCGCGCCCTGGCCATGGCCGGTACCGGTCTGGACGGGCTGGACTTCGCCGAAGTGCACGACTGCTTCACCATCGCAGAACTGATCATGTACGAAGTCATGGGCCTCACCCCGGCCGGCGAAGGCCGCCGCGCCATCGAAGAAGGCTGGGTCTACCGGGACGGCAAACTGCCCGTGAACCTCTCCGGCGGGCTCAAGGCCAAGGGCCACCCCGTCGGAGCCACCGGCGTCTCCCAGCACGTCGTCACAGCCATGCAGCTCAGCGGCACCGCCGGCGAAATGCAACTGCCCGGCGCCCGCCGCGCCGCCGTACACAACATGGGCGGCCTCGCCATCGCCAACTACGTCAGCGTCCTCGAAGCGGTATAG
- a CDS encoding TetR/AcrR family transcriptional regulator, giving the protein METSSYHHGDLRRAIIDAALDVIREFSPAAVSLRDLARRAGVSHAAPAHHFGDKAGLLTAVAVQGFGLLGDVLQKAAGQPDGYLAAGVAYVGFAVEHRAHFEVMFRPELYHADDPELLEAQARTSRMLYEGAAPYVQDGGTTPRDAALAAWSLVHGFASLWLSGNLPADLPEDPQDAARRVARVLFPHKAGDNA; this is encoded by the coding sequence ATGGAAACCTCGAGCTACCACCACGGAGATCTGCGCCGCGCCATCATTGATGCGGCGCTGGACGTGATCCGCGAGTTCAGCCCCGCCGCCGTCAGCCTCCGCGATCTGGCCCGGCGCGCCGGCGTCTCCCATGCCGCCCCGGCACACCATTTCGGCGACAAAGCGGGCCTCCTGACCGCCGTCGCCGTGCAGGGGTTTGGCCTGCTCGGCGACGTCCTGCAAAAGGCGGCGGGCCAGCCCGACGGGTATCTGGCTGCTGGCGTCGCCTACGTGGGGTTCGCCGTCGAGCACCGCGCGCACTTCGAGGTAATGTTCCGGCCTGAGCTCTACCATGCGGACGATCCGGAACTGCTCGAGGCCCAGGCCAGGACATCGCGGATGCTTTACGAAGGTGCCGCGCCGTACGTGCAGGACGGCGGCACCACGCCTCGGGACGCTGCACTGGCGGCCTGGTCGCTGGTGCACGGATTCGCTTCCTTGTGGCTCAGCGGAAACCTGCCTGCCGATCTGCCGGAGGATCCGCAGGACGCGGCCCGGAGAGTGGCGCGCGTCCTCTTTCCCCACAAAGCCGGCGATAACGCCTGA
- a CDS encoding alpha-ketoacid dehydrogenase subunit beta, which produces MPTTSYRQALNDTLRAELTRDENVILLGEEIGIFEGSYKITAGLLKEFGPERVRDTPIAEEGFVGAAIGAAMLGMRPVVEIMTLNFSLIAIDQIVNHAAKIYGMFGGQTPVPMVIRFPGGGGQQLAATHSQNLEVWYAHVPGLKVVAPATPADAKALLTAAIRDDDPVIFLENLSLYNTKGEVPDGEQVAEIGKAAVVKEGSDLTVITYSRGTVIALETARQLEDEGISVEVVDLRSLRPLDRETFCASVRKTSRAVVLEDDWLSYGIGAEISASLMEGAFDYLDAPVRRVAAAEVPLPYAKALELAALPDASDLVRVIREVLDDTSFSR; this is translated from the coding sequence ATGCCCACCACCAGCTACCGGCAGGCCCTCAACGACACGCTCCGCGCGGAACTGACGCGGGACGAAAACGTGATCCTGCTCGGCGAGGAGATCGGCATCTTCGAAGGGTCCTACAAAATCACCGCCGGCCTGTTGAAGGAATTCGGTCCGGAACGGGTCAGGGATACTCCGATCGCGGAAGAAGGCTTCGTGGGAGCGGCCATTGGAGCGGCGATGCTGGGCATGCGCCCGGTGGTCGAAATCATGACGCTGAACTTCAGCCTGATCGCGATCGACCAGATCGTGAACCACGCGGCCAAAATCTACGGCATGTTCGGCGGCCAGACACCGGTGCCCATGGTGATCCGGTTCCCGGGCGGCGGCGGCCAGCAACTGGCGGCCACGCATTCGCAGAACCTGGAGGTCTGGTACGCGCATGTGCCGGGACTGAAAGTAGTGGCTCCGGCTACCCCTGCCGACGCGAAGGCCCTGCTCACCGCAGCCATCCGCGACGACGACCCGGTCATCTTCCTGGAGAACCTCTCCCTCTACAACACCAAGGGCGAAGTGCCCGACGGCGAGCAGGTCGCCGAAATCGGCAAGGCGGCCGTGGTCAAGGAAGGCAGCGATCTGACCGTCATCACCTACTCCCGCGGCACGGTCATCGCGTTGGAAACCGCCCGGCAACTGGAGGACGAAGGCATCTCTGTCGAGGTGGTGGATCTGCGGAGCCTGCGGCCGCTGGACCGGGAAACATTCTGTGCCTCGGTGCGCAAGACCAGCCGGGCCGTCGTGCTGGAGGACGACTGGCTCAGCTACGGCATCGGCGCAGAGATCTCCGCTTCCCTCATGGAGGGCGCGTTCGATTATCTGGACGCCCCGGTCAGGCGCGTGGCAGCCGCCGAAGTGCCGCTGCCCTACGCCAAGGCCCTGGAACTGGCGGCGCTACCGGACGCCAGCGACCTGGTCCGGGTCATCCGCGAAGTCCTCGACGACACCAGTTTCTCCCGATAG
- a CDS encoding dihydrolipoamide acetyltransferase family protein — protein sequence MPEVFMPRLSDTMEEGVISRWLKKEGDTVHQGDVIGEIDTDKATMDLEVFEDGVLEKLLVPEGTTVAIGEAVAIIGGGSGTGGGEAPGTSTTQSTTAAEAPAAPRESAAPAPSAAPAAPKEPAKPTSGGRVLTSPLARRIAAEHGIDPATLTGTGPGGRIVRADVEAAAAAGEGRTEKTDQGAQAGQPAQPSPTEAPRPAAAPNQTDTGADSVDVPLTQMRKATARRLTESAGAPHFFLTNVVGVDRLFAFRQEVNQRYADSGIKVSVTDLLVRACAVTLHAHPQVNSSWAGDKILQHRRTHIGVAVAIENGLIVPVVRDADAKPLDELAAETRELAEKARAGKLKRDEFRGGTFTISNLGMFGIDNFTAVINPPEAAILAVGAATEEPFVQDGTLQSRRIMKLTMTADHRVLDGATAAAFLRDLKQTLEEPLRILL from the coding sequence ATGCCGGAAGTATTCATGCCGCGCCTGTCCGACACCATGGAAGAAGGTGTCATCAGCCGCTGGCTCAAAAAGGAGGGCGACACAGTCCATCAGGGCGATGTGATCGGCGAGATCGACACCGACAAGGCCACCATGGACCTGGAGGTGTTCGAGGACGGCGTCCTGGAGAAGCTTCTCGTTCCCGAGGGCACCACCGTAGCCATCGGTGAAGCGGTAGCGATCATCGGCGGCGGGAGCGGAACCGGAGGCGGGGAGGCACCCGGCACTTCAACAACACAAAGTACGACGGCGGCCGAGGCACCGGCAGCACCCCGCGAATCCGCAGCGCCCGCACCATCCGCGGCACCAGCAGCACCGAAGGAGCCGGCCAAACCAACATCCGGCGGCCGAGTCTTGACCTCTCCCCTTGCCCGCAGAATCGCCGCCGAGCACGGCATTGACCCGGCCACCCTCACGGGCACCGGCCCAGGCGGCCGGATAGTCCGCGCCGACGTCGAGGCCGCGGCGGCAGCGGGCGAAGGGCGAACCGAGAAGACGGACCAGGGCGCCCAAGCAGGGCAGCCGGCCCAACCCAGCCCAACTGAAGCTCCACGGCCAGCAGCAGCGCCCAACCAGACGGATACGGGCGCCGACTCCGTTGATGTGCCCCTGACGCAGATGCGCAAGGCCACGGCCCGCCGGTTGACCGAAAGCGCTGGCGCTCCCCACTTCTTCCTAACCAACGTTGTGGGCGTAGACCGCCTGTTCGCGTTCCGGCAGGAAGTCAACCAGCGCTATGCGGACTCCGGAATCAAGGTCAGCGTGACCGACCTACTGGTGAGGGCCTGCGCCGTCACCCTGCATGCGCACCCGCAGGTCAACTCCTCCTGGGCAGGAGATAAAATCCTGCAGCACCGCCGCACGCACATCGGCGTCGCCGTCGCCATCGAAAACGGACTCATTGTCCCCGTCGTCAGGGATGCGGATGCCAAACCCCTGGACGAGCTTGCTGCGGAGACACGGGAACTGGCGGAGAAGGCCCGCGCCGGCAAGCTCAAGCGCGATGAATTCAGAGGCGGCACGTTCACTATCAGCAACCTGGGCATGTTCGGAATCGATAACTTCACCGCAGTGATCAACCCGCCCGAGGCAGCCATCCTGGCCGTAGGTGCCGCTACTGAGGAACCGTTCGTGCAGGACGGGACGCTGCAGAGCAGACGGATCATGAAGCTGACCATGACCGCTGACCACCGGGTGCTGGACGGCGCGACCGCGGCCGCGTTCCTTCGGGACCTCAAACAGACGCTGGAGGAACCCCTGCGCATCCTCCTTTAG
- a CDS encoding CBS domain-containing protein — MDSHAPVTARDIMTTPVISVVAETLIEDVVQLLGQHRISAVPVVDDEQHVVGLVSEYDLLATPGVTAAQVMTSSVISVTTDTAISEIRQLLVNQWIVRVPVLENGRLVGIVSRADIVALLATEWVCGACGEPVRGEHPPKACPKCGADSERFVLHEQPPGP, encoded by the coding sequence GTGGATTCCCATGCCCCGGTAACCGCACGCGACATCATGACAACGCCGGTCATCAGCGTTGTCGCCGAAACACTGATCGAAGACGTCGTCCAGCTGCTAGGCCAACACCGCATCAGCGCCGTGCCGGTAGTGGATGATGAGCAGCATGTGGTCGGGCTGGTCAGCGAGTACGACCTGCTGGCGACTCCGGGCGTCACCGCGGCCCAGGTCATGACTAGCTCCGTGATCAGCGTGACTACGGATACCGCCATCTCGGAGATCCGGCAGCTGCTGGTCAACCAGTGGATCGTTCGAGTTCCGGTCCTGGAGAACGGGCGCCTGGTCGGCATCGTCAGCCGCGCGGACATCGTGGCGCTGCTGGCAACCGAGTGGGTCTGCGGCGCTTGCGGTGAACCGGTCCGGGGCGAACACCCGCCCAAGGCCTGCCCCAAATGCGGGGCGGACAGCGAGAGGTTCGTCCTGCACGAGCAGCCGCCGGGCCCCTGA
- a CDS encoding Gfo/Idh/MocA family oxidoreductase, with product MALVTDAQLLRTAVIGFGLSGRVFHTPFLEASGDYSLDFIVTGNPERAALARATYPDAEVLAGTPELFDRAADLDLVVIGTPPASHFALAGTALELGLNVVVDKPFVPTSAEGEALIEKARQAGVVLSVFQNRRWDSDFLTLKKLIDDGGLGQVHLFESRFERWKPAGLRAWKATAGLAEGGGILSDLGSHLIDQALQLFGPVATVYGETTRHTGAGVSEADEDAFVSLLHESGVRSRLSMNLISGLPAPRFHVLGAKAAFTKWGMDGQEAALDGGLLPSAAGYGEEPEETWGTIGVPGDVRAVKAERGAYPEFYRQLAASITAGAPVPVDPAESLAVVRIIEEVHRQNQTR from the coding sequence ATGGCGCTCGTGACCGACGCTCAACTACTCCGCACCGCAGTCATCGGCTTCGGCCTCTCCGGCCGGGTCTTTCATACGCCGTTCCTCGAAGCCAGCGGCGACTACTCGCTGGACTTCATCGTCACCGGCAATCCGGAACGCGCCGCCCTGGCCCGGGCAACCTATCCGGATGCGGAAGTCCTCGCCGGCACGCCGGAGCTGTTCGATCGCGCCGCCGACCTGGACCTGGTGGTCATCGGGACCCCGCCGGCCAGCCACTTCGCGCTCGCAGGCACCGCGCTGGAGCTCGGGCTGAATGTCGTAGTGGACAAGCCGTTCGTTCCCACGTCTGCCGAGGGCGAGGCTCTGATCGAGAAGGCGCGGCAGGCCGGCGTCGTGCTTTCGGTCTTCCAAAACCGGCGCTGGGACTCGGATTTCCTCACCCTGAAGAAACTGATCGACGACGGCGGACTCGGCCAGGTGCATCTCTTTGAGTCGCGTTTTGAGCGGTGGAAGCCGGCGGGCCTGCGGGCGTGGAAGGCGACGGCCGGACTCGCCGAGGGCGGCGGCATCCTCTCGGATCTCGGCTCGCACCTGATCGACCAGGCGCTGCAGCTGTTCGGTCCCGTGGCCACGGTCTACGGCGAGACGACCCGGCATACCGGCGCGGGTGTCTCGGAAGCGGACGAGGACGCGTTTGTGTCCCTGCTGCATGAATCCGGGGTGCGCTCGCGGCTGTCCATGAACCTGATCTCCGGGCTGCCGGCGCCGCGCTTCCACGTGCTCGGGGCAAAGGCCGCCTTCACGAAGTGGGGGATGGACGGGCAGGAAGCAGCGCTCGACGGCGGCCTGCTGCCTTCCGCGGCAGGGTACGGCGAGGAGCCGGAAGAGACCTGGGGGACCATCGGTGTGCCCGGCGATGTGCGGGCGGTCAAAGCCGAGCGCGGGGCCTACCCGGAGTTCTACCGGCAGCTGGCGGCAAGCATCACCGCCGGCGCGCCGGTGCCGGTGGACCCGGCGGAGTCACTCGCCGTCGTCAGGATTATTGAGGAGGTCCACCGGCAGAACCAGACGCGCTAG
- a CDS encoding aldo/keto reductase family protein, which translates to MEFRYLGNSGLKISEITYGNWLTHGSQVENDTATQCVRAALDAGITTFDTADVYANTAAEEVLGAALKGERRQSLEIFTKVYFPTGPKGHNDTGLSRKHIMESIDGSLRRLQTDYVDLYQAHRYDVETPLEETMQAFADVVRAGKALYIGVSEWDAEQLRAGHALAKELGIQLISNQPQYSMLWRVIEGEVVPASEELGISQIVWSPMAQGVLSGKYLPGAEPPAGSRATDEKGGAQMIERWMSDDVLEGVQQLAPLAEEAGLTMAQLAIAWVLQNPNVASAIIGASRPEQVVANVAAAGVRLDEAVMGKIDDVVGGLAERDPAKTRAPKERLA; encoded by the coding sequence ATGGAATTCAGATACCTGGGCAACAGCGGCCTGAAAATATCGGAGATCACGTACGGCAACTGGCTTACCCACGGCTCGCAGGTGGAAAACGACACGGCAACCCAGTGTGTGCGGGCGGCGTTGGACGCCGGCATCACCACCTTCGACACCGCGGACGTCTACGCCAACACCGCCGCGGAGGAAGTCCTCGGCGCTGCGTTGAAGGGCGAGCGGCGGCAGTCGCTGGAGATCTTCACCAAGGTCTACTTCCCCACCGGGCCCAAGGGGCACAACGACACCGGGCTGTCGCGCAAGCACATCATGGAGTCAATCGATGGGTCCCTGCGCCGGCTGCAGACCGACTACGTGGACCTCTACCAGGCGCACCGGTACGACGTCGAAACCCCGCTCGAGGAGACCATGCAGGCCTTTGCCGACGTGGTCCGCGCGGGCAAGGCATTGTATATCGGTGTCAGCGAGTGGGACGCCGAGCAGCTGCGCGCCGGGCACGCGCTCGCGAAGGAGCTGGGCATCCAGCTGATCTCCAACCAGCCGCAGTACTCCATGCTGTGGCGGGTCATCGAGGGCGAGGTCGTTCCCGCCTCCGAGGAGCTGGGCATCTCGCAGATCGTCTGGTCGCCGATGGCCCAGGGCGTGCTCAGCGGCAAGTATCTGCCGGGCGCCGAACCGCCCGCCGGCAGCCGCGCCACGGACGAGAAGGGCGGCGCGCAGATGATCGAGCGCTGGATGTCCGACGACGTGCTCGAAGGCGTCCAGCAATTGGCGCCGCTGGCCGAGGAAGCGGGCCTGACCATGGCCCAGCTGGCCATCGCCTGGGTCCTGCAGAATCCGAACGTCGCCTCCGCAATCATCGGGGCGTCCCGGCCGGAGCAGGTGGTCGCCAATGTCGCCGCTGCGGGCGTGCGGCTGGACGAGGCCGTGATGGGAAAGATCGACGACGTCGTCGGCGGCCTCGCTGAGCGGGACCCGGCCAAAACCCGGGCTCCAAAGGAGCGGCTGGCCTGA